One Burkholderia vietnamiensis LMG 10929 genomic window carries:
- a CDS encoding sigma-54 dependent transcriptional regulator — protein MNIPITRDKSAGEGRANGQRPLIYWTQSPSVMLRKELTRRNWKVTVVANASQLRDTSGEITCGILDLSGGHADAIGSIASTCASMRGVVWVALVETGQTASANVRALLRDYCFDYITLPASHQRIADTVGHAYGMECLFARDRERLESQENGIVGTCSAMLRLFDTVRRFARTDAPVFVFGETGTGKELTAVAIHRHSERRNGPFVAVNCGAIPPHLLQSELFGYERGAFTGANARKVGYVEAANGGTLLLDEIGDLPHESQASLLRFLQERSIHRLGGSDPVPVDVRIVSATHVDLREAMEEGRFRADLFHRLCVMRIDQPPLRARGKDIELLAHHMLERFRSDARHRVRGFSSDAITALYKHDWPGNVRELINRVRRAVVMTEGRLITAHDLELEYCLDAASPSVADIRKSIEREAIETALLRTRGRVAASARELGVSRATLYRWMEAYGIERPRGTGSSD, from the coding sequence ATGAATATCCCAATAACGCGCGATAAAAGTGCCGGCGAAGGGAGGGCCAACGGGCAGCGTCCGCTGATCTACTGGACCCAGTCGCCGTCCGTCATGCTTCGCAAGGAACTGACGCGGCGCAACTGGAAGGTCACGGTAGTCGCGAACGCGAGCCAGTTGCGCGACACCTCCGGCGAAATCACCTGCGGCATCCTCGACCTGAGCGGCGGCCATGCCGACGCGATCGGCAGCATCGCGTCCACCTGTGCGTCGATGCGCGGCGTCGTGTGGGTCGCGCTCGTCGAGACCGGCCAGACGGCGTCGGCGAACGTGCGCGCGCTGTTGCGCGACTATTGCTTCGACTACATCACGTTGCCCGCGTCGCACCAAAGGATCGCGGATACCGTCGGCCATGCGTACGGCATGGAATGTCTGTTCGCGCGCGATCGCGAGCGGCTCGAATCGCAGGAAAACGGGATCGTCGGCACCTGCAGCGCGATGCTGAGGCTGTTCGACACGGTGCGGCGCTTCGCGCGCACCGACGCACCGGTGTTCGTGTTCGGCGAGACCGGCACCGGCAAGGAGCTGACGGCGGTCGCGATCCATCGTCATTCGGAACGGCGCAACGGCCCGTTCGTCGCGGTCAATTGCGGCGCGATTCCGCCGCACCTGTTGCAGTCGGAGCTGTTCGGCTATGAGCGCGGCGCGTTTACCGGCGCGAACGCGCGCAAGGTCGGCTACGTCGAAGCTGCGAACGGCGGCACGCTGCTGCTCGACGAAATCGGCGACCTGCCGCACGAGAGCCAGGCCAGCCTGCTGCGATTCCTGCAGGAGCGCTCGATTCATCGGCTCGGCGGCAGCGATCCGGTGCCGGTCGACGTCCGCATCGTGTCCGCGACGCACGTCGACCTGCGCGAAGCGATGGAGGAAGGGCGGTTCCGCGCGGATCTGTTTCATCGCCTCTGCGTGATGCGGATCGACCAGCCGCCGCTGCGCGCGCGCGGCAAGGACATCGAGCTGCTCGCGCATCACATGCTCGAGCGCTTTCGCAGCGACGCGCGCCATCGCGTGCGCGGCTTCTCGAGCGATGCGATCACCGCGCTCTACAAGCATGACTGGCCCGGCAACGTCCGCGAGCTGATCAACCGCGTGAGACGCGCGGTCGTGATGACGGAAGGACGTTTGATCACCGCGCACGATCTCGAGCTCGAATATTGCCTCGATGCGGCATCGCCGTCCGTGGCCGACATCCGCAAGTCGATCGAGCGCGAAGCGATCGAAACCGCGCTGCTGCGCACGCGCGGGCGCGTCGCCGCGTCCGCGCGCGAGCTCGGCGTGTCGCGCGCGACGCTGTATCGCTGGATGGAAGCGTACGGCATCGAGCGGCCGCGCGGCACGGGCTCGTCCGACTGA
- a CDS encoding glycosyltransferase family 4 protein has product MKIAIVHDWLVSPGGAERVLAHMIDCFPQADLYSLVDFLDDRECLRGRAVRTSFIQKLPFARTRYRSYLPLFPLAIEQFDLSDYDVVLSSSYAVAKGVLSGPDQFHASYVHSPVRYAWDLQHQYLNEAGLAHGAKSALARALLHYIRNWDARSANGVDRVAANSRFIARRIRKTYRRDATVIYPPVDVEHLALRTDKEAFYLTASRLVPYKRIDLIVEAFSRTPERRLVVIGDGPEMAKIRALAGPNVTLLGYQPFDVLHDHLQRARAFVFAAEEDFGISPVEAQACGTPVIAYGKGGVRESVRAWPGAGATGLFFRTQSVDALLDALARFEALPRGSISPHACRANAELFGAARFRRELTRFVLDGHAALLDEMAGAPGLADLAQHDDVAVDGLARDGQAGRPAALGRV; this is encoded by the coding sequence TTGAAGATAGCGATCGTTCACGACTGGCTGGTGTCGCCCGGCGGCGCCGAGCGCGTGCTGGCACATATGATCGACTGCTTTCCGCAGGCCGACCTCTATAGCCTCGTCGACTTCCTCGACGATCGCGAGTGCCTGCGCGGCCGCGCGGTACGCACGTCGTTCATCCAGAAGCTGCCGTTCGCGCGCACGCGCTATCGCAGCTATCTGCCGTTGTTTCCGCTGGCGATCGAACAGTTCGACCTGTCTGACTACGACGTCGTGCTGTCGAGCTCGTATGCGGTCGCGAAGGGCGTGCTGAGCGGCCCCGACCAGTTCCATGCGAGCTACGTGCATTCGCCGGTGCGCTACGCGTGGGATCTGCAGCATCAGTATCTGAACGAAGCCGGCCTCGCGCACGGCGCGAAGTCGGCGCTCGCGCGCGCGTTGCTGCACTACATCCGCAACTGGGATGCGCGCTCGGCGAACGGCGTCGATCGCGTGGCCGCGAATTCGCGCTTCATCGCGCGGCGCATCCGCAAGACCTATCGGCGTGACGCGACGGTGATCTATCCACCGGTCGACGTCGAGCATCTCGCGTTGCGCACCGACAAGGAGGCGTTCTACCTGACCGCGTCGCGGCTGGTGCCGTACAAGCGGATCGACCTGATCGTCGAGGCGTTTTCGCGGACGCCGGAGCGGCGTCTCGTGGTGATCGGCGACGGGCCGGAGATGGCGAAGATCCGCGCACTGGCCGGCCCGAACGTCACGCTGCTCGGCTATCAGCCGTTCGACGTGCTGCACGACCACCTGCAGCGCGCGCGCGCCTTCGTGTTCGCGGCCGAAGAGGATTTCGGCATCTCGCCGGTCGAGGCGCAGGCCTGCGGCACGCCCGTGATCGCATACGGCAAGGGCGGCGTGCGCGAGTCGGTGCGCGCGTGGCCGGGCGCGGGCGCTACCGGCCTGTTCTTTCGCACGCAGTCGGTCGACGCGCTGCTCGACGCGCTCGCGCGCTTCGAGGCGCTGCCGCGCGGCTCGATCAGCCCGCACGCATGTCGCGCGAATGCGGAGCTGTTCGGCGCGGCGCGCTTCCGGCGCGAGCTGACGCGCTTCGTGCTGGACGGCCATGCCGCGTTGCTGGACGAGATGGCCGGCGCTCCCGGCCTTGCCGATCTGGCCCAGCACGACGACGTGGCGGTCGACGGCCTCGCGCGCGACGGGCAGGCCGGGCGGCCCGCGGCGCTGGGGAGGGTCTGA
- a CDS encoding drug:proton antiporter — protein sequence MEWHCCEFEHLSAVDLYAILRARNAVLVVEDAHTHLDIDGKDAGALHVYATQRHGDAAEVAAYARILPGDDIDPDVVIDKVLTSEACRDDDTLEHLLERALTAAHAAWPDAALRTHVPAARQAFYKQFGFRKAYGPFLHQGAPFVGMIRPAQRAAGALRQLLSRAVSVQRDRNEEARADGRAHGRLAADSGANR from the coding sequence ATGGAATGGCATTGTTGTGAATTCGAACATCTGAGCGCCGTCGATCTCTACGCAATCCTGCGCGCGCGCAACGCCGTGCTGGTGGTCGAGGATGCGCATACGCATCTGGACATCGACGGCAAGGACGCCGGCGCACTGCACGTCTACGCGACGCAGCGCCACGGCGACGCGGCCGAAGTCGCGGCCTACGCGCGCATCCTGCCCGGCGACGACATCGATCCCGACGTCGTGATCGACAAGGTGCTGACGAGCGAGGCGTGTCGCGACGACGATACGCTCGAGCATCTGCTCGAACGCGCGCTGACCGCCGCGCACGCCGCGTGGCCCGATGCCGCGCTGCGCACGCACGTGCCCGCCGCGCGGCAGGCGTTCTACAAGCAGTTCGGATTCCGCAAGGCTTACGGTCCGTTTCTCCATCAGGGCGCGCCGTTCGTCGGCATGATCCGCCCGGCGCAACGCGCTGCCGGCGCGCTGCGTCAGCTGCTGTCTCGCGCGGTGTCGGTACAGCGCGACCGCAACGAAGAGGCGCGCGCCGACGGCCGCGCTCATGGCCGACTGGCCGCCGATTCCGGAGCCAACCGATGA
- a CDS encoding mannose-1-phosphate guanylyltransferase/mannose-6-phosphate isomerase → MIRTLRQVPDPALPRILPVILAGGSGTRLWPLSREQFPKQLIELTSNESPLSATARRLNGIANASLDDTLLLVCSEQHRTLSAAQVTDRAAPARILLEPAPRNTAPALTLAALDASAFADDPVLAVMPADHVIVDVGAFQDAIARAARYAEEGAIVTLGVLPRRAETGYGYIQVGAPRNGCHGSQGGYSIGRFVEKPDEALAERYLQSGDYWWNSGIFVTRASVWLKAIRALAPAIHACCEAAWRAGIAEDPFFRIDAAAFDACPSDSIDYAVMERLPEHGELGIEGIVVPLAAGWSDVGTWDAIWEIMPKDDHGNVARGPIVFEDTQDSFVRSEGRLVACVGMRDVVVIETPDAVLVANKHDVQRVKNIVARLKNDRRPQAIEHRKVQRPWGHYDSIDLGERFQVKRIVVEPGKRLSLQMHYHRAEHWIVVRGTARVTRGSETFLLSENESTYIAVGEVHRLENPGRIPLEIIEVQSGDYLGEDDIVRFDDQYGRPVDALPAEQA, encoded by the coding sequence ATGATCCGCACCCTTCGCCAAGTCCCCGATCCCGCGCTGCCGCGCATCCTTCCCGTGATCCTCGCCGGCGGCTCCGGCACGCGCCTCTGGCCGCTGTCGCGCGAGCAGTTTCCGAAGCAGCTGATCGAGCTGACGTCGAACGAATCGCCGCTGTCGGCGACCGCGCGTCGTCTGAACGGCATCGCGAACGCGTCGCTCGACGACACGCTGCTGCTCGTCTGCAGCGAACAGCATCGGACGCTGAGCGCCGCGCAGGTGACCGACCGTGCCGCGCCGGCGCGCATCCTGCTCGAGCCGGCACCGCGCAACACGGCGCCCGCGCTCACGCTCGCCGCGCTCGACGCGAGCGCGTTCGCGGACGATCCGGTGCTCGCGGTGATGCCGGCCGATCACGTGATCGTCGACGTCGGCGCGTTCCAGGACGCGATCGCACGCGCGGCGCGTTACGCAGAGGAAGGCGCGATCGTCACGCTCGGCGTGTTGCCGCGCCGCGCGGAAACGGGCTACGGCTACATCCAGGTCGGCGCGCCGCGCAACGGCTGCCACGGTAGCCAGGGCGGCTATTCGATCGGGCGTTTCGTCGAGAAGCCCGACGAGGCGCTCGCCGAGCGCTATCTGCAATCGGGCGATTACTGGTGGAACAGCGGGATCTTCGTCACGCGCGCGTCGGTCTGGTTGAAGGCGATCCGCGCGCTCGCGCCCGCGATTCATGCGTGTTGCGAAGCGGCATGGCGCGCGGGTATCGCCGAAGATCCGTTCTTCCGGATCGACGCGGCCGCGTTCGACGCATGCCCGTCCGATTCGATCGACTATGCGGTCATGGAGCGCTTGCCCGAACACGGCGAGCTCGGCATCGAAGGGATCGTCGTGCCGCTCGCGGCCGGCTGGTCGGACGTCGGCACCTGGGACGCGATCTGGGAAATTATGCCGAAGGACGATCACGGCAACGTCGCGCGCGGCCCGATCGTGTTCGAGGACACGCAGGACAGTTTCGTGCGCTCCGAAGGGCGGCTCGTCGCGTGCGTCGGCATGAGGGACGTGGTCGTGATCGAAACGCCCGATGCCGTGCTGGTCGCGAACAAGCACGACGTGCAGCGCGTGAAGAACATCGTCGCGCGGCTGAAGAACGACCGGCGGCCGCAGGCGATCGAGCACCGCAAGGTGCAGCGGCCGTGGGGACACTACGATTCGATCGACCTCGGCGAACGGTTCCAGGTGAAGCGGATCGTCGTCGAGCCGGGCAAGCGCCTGTCGCTGCAGATGCACTATCACCGCGCCGAACACTGGATCGTCGTGCGCGGCACCGCACGCGTCACGCGCGGCAGCGAGACGTTTCTGCTCAGCGAGAACGAATCGACGTACATCGCGGTCGGCGAAGTGCATCGCCTCGAGAATCCCGGCAGGATTCCGCTCGAGATCATCGAGGTGCAATCGGGCGACTATCTCGGCGAGGACGATATCGTGCGGTTCGACGATCAGTACGGCCGGCCGGTCGACGCGCTGCCTGCGGAGCAGGCATAG
- a CDS encoding right-handed parallel beta-helix repeat-containing protein: MRRPGCLSRVLAGMTLAGALGAPAHADDVSRAPARSARPADSANAYVRPAPNATDQADELQRALDALRPGQRLTFVPGRYVVGRSLVVRQPHVLVSGYGATLSATDAADQTIELRGDGTTLAGFRLSGTGATRLDTPASTKVEVTGRDVQVLDNVIDGGASAGIFVFGGADVAIVDNRVLSTLADGIHITHGARNVLVRHNVVRDTGDDMIAVVSYVADGALSRNVLITGNVLEGNAWGRGITVVGGADVTISDNVVHDVQVSAGILVAQEDSYHTYGASNVRIERNVIASIQTASGRSDPRPLTQQAAIDVSTWSGTVTRVAVIGNRVSHARFDGIRLWGNVSGVQLADNRLSEIGGMPVRVGPGRDCTAADATAAPCAGALRSRAIAPDVVGANVALLPHVRTVAKRN; the protein is encoded by the coding sequence ATGCGCAGACCGGGATGCTTGTCTCGCGTGCTGGCCGGCATGACGCTGGCCGGCGCGCTCGGTGCACCGGCGCACGCGGACGATGTGTCGCGCGCGCCGGCACGCAGCGCGCGTCCCGCCGACAGCGCCAACGCTTACGTTCGTCCCGCGCCGAATGCGACCGACCAGGCGGACGAACTGCAACGCGCGCTGGACGCGCTGCGGCCCGGTCAGCGATTGACGTTCGTGCCGGGGCGTTATGTCGTCGGCCGTTCGCTCGTCGTGCGGCAGCCGCACGTCCTGGTATCGGGTTACGGCGCGACGCTGAGCGCAACCGATGCCGCCGATCAGACGATCGAGCTGCGCGGCGACGGCACGACGCTCGCCGGCTTCCGCCTGAGCGGAACGGGCGCGACGCGCCTCGATACACCGGCGTCGACCAAGGTCGAGGTCACCGGGCGCGACGTGCAGGTGCTCGACAACGTGATCGACGGCGGCGCCAGCGCCGGCATCTTCGTGTTCGGCGGCGCGGACGTCGCGATCGTCGACAATCGCGTACTGTCCACGCTCGCGGACGGCATCCACATCACGCACGGCGCGCGCAACGTGCTGGTCCGGCACAACGTCGTGCGCGACACCGGCGACGACATGATCGCCGTGGTCAGCTACGTTGCCGACGGCGCGTTGAGCCGCAACGTGCTCATCACCGGCAACGTGCTCGAAGGCAATGCATGGGGCCGCGGGATCACGGTGGTCGGCGGCGCCGACGTGACGATCTCGGACAACGTCGTGCACGACGTGCAGGTGAGCGCCGGCATCCTCGTCGCGCAGGAGGACAGTTACCACACCTATGGCGCGTCCAACGTCCGCATCGAGCGCAACGTGATCGCATCCATCCAGACCGCGAGCGGGCGCAGCGATCCGCGGCCGCTCACGCAGCAGGCGGCGATCGACGTCAGCACGTGGTCGGGCACGGTGACGCGCGTGGCCGTGATCGGCAACCGCGTGTCGCATGCGCGGTTCGACGGCATTCGGCTGTGGGGCAACGTGTCGGGTGTTCAGCTTGCCGACAACCGCTTGTCGGAGATCGGCGGGATGCCGGTGCGGGTCGGTCCGGGACGCGATTGCACGGCCGCCGACGCGACGGCCGCACCGTGTGCGGGCGCACTGCGATCACGAGCGATCGCGCCTGACGTGGTTGGCGCGAACGTCGCGCTGCTGCCGCATGTGCGCACAGTCGCCAAGCGCAACTGA
- a CDS encoding acyltransferase family protein produces the protein MSTAKDPERFQHIDAMRAIAVILVIWTHYAERFVELAGSQQALDALQRSVNFGRIGVVIFFAISGMLIPTSLHGDLGPGTKRFVIRRFFRLYPAYWLALPAGYFVHWVLFDKTMDPHGMLANVTMIPAAFGASLILPHGWTLETELYFYVVCLLLFWCGWLHRMLHLCVVTVALCALFASTVALHVFPAEMLSQYKTMPYHLGIMFWGACFRQAYDAPSKLLRLRLAASGPLSRLSMTYRAALAYVTIAVVGVALAGAIDDWRHHNAFHLPISLAYMIGIAAFAMLATVLKLRNRPLAWIGKISYSVYLLHSLPLFGAFWLCQRFHLVGWPLGVYMIVPLLPLIPLSWAGYLLCEAPFVKLAHALTSRRASGVLATGEANG, from the coding sequence ATGTCAACAGCGAAAGATCCGGAGCGATTTCAGCATATCGACGCGATGCGCGCGATTGCGGTGATCCTCGTCATATGGACGCATTACGCGGAGCGGTTCGTCGAGCTGGCCGGCTCGCAGCAGGCGCTCGACGCGCTGCAGCGGTCGGTGAACTTCGGCCGGATCGGCGTCGTGATCTTCTTCGCGATCAGCGGCATGCTGATTCCGACCAGCCTGCACGGCGACCTCGGCCCGGGCACGAAGCGGTTCGTCATTCGGCGCTTCTTCCGGCTGTATCCCGCGTATTGGCTCGCATTGCCGGCCGGCTACTTCGTTCACTGGGTGCTGTTCGACAAGACCATGGACCCGCACGGGATGCTGGCGAACGTGACGATGATCCCGGCTGCGTTCGGCGCGAGCCTGATCCTGCCGCATGGCTGGACGCTCGAGACCGAGCTGTATTTCTATGTCGTGTGCCTGCTTCTGTTCTGGTGCGGCTGGCTGCATCGGATGCTGCATTTGTGTGTCGTCACGGTCGCGCTGTGTGCGCTGTTCGCGTCGACGGTCGCGCTGCACGTGTTCCCGGCGGAAATGCTCAGTCAGTACAAGACGATGCCGTATCACCTCGGCATCATGTTCTGGGGCGCCTGTTTCCGCCAGGCCTATGACGCTCCGTCGAAACTGCTGCGTCTGCGGCTGGCCGCAAGCGGGCCGTTGTCCCGGCTGTCGATGACGTACCGGGCGGCGCTCGCGTACGTGACGATAGCGGTGGTCGGCGTCGCGCTCGCGGGCGCGATCGACGACTGGCGGCATCACAACGCGTTTCATCTGCCGATCTCGCTCGCATACATGATCGGCATCGCGGCGTTCGCGATGCTGGCGACTGTGCTCAAACTGCGCAACCGTCCGCTCGCGTGGATCGGCAAGATCAGTTACTCGGTCTATCTGTTGCACAGCCTTCCGCTGTTTGGGGCGTTCTGGTTGTGCCAGCGCTTTCATCTGGTCGGATGGCCGCTCGGCGTTTACATGATCGTGCCGCTGCTGCCGTTGATCCCGTTGTCGTGGGCCGGTTACCTGCTGTGCGAAGCGCCGTTCGTGAAGCTCGCGCATGCACTCACGTCGCGGCGCGCGAGCGGTGTGCTCGCGACCGGCGAAGCGAATGGCTGA
- a CDS encoding DUF6418 domain-containing protein codes for MNRTTGTMGGGRGVASASGVMLLTLFALALLFNAAMPALGLKESSALCTLLLATAALVGLVRSRPVFAVSMLYVLAIGMTAFLAGVGLENGGYLTETDVIGDATGAFSRLLSFYVIFVVCALVAFDRFLDERPVRVPIKARITLQPHSIAIGFVLAATIIAIGVLAGLTSGFSLFSGINRYALRNDSSNGTMFNLFLNNQSFMGFLLGTIATSPDKRIRAAAILTMAVDLALNVMHGEQFMAVLHIGLCSLAPFIAIHAMNGKPVVRYLGIGAGLALLLGAVSIIYSYRGQGLEVADMLSSRFLLQGQPWYVVDNDAHMFTAPRLGGTDAFWRFVSSLRSWTMPTFFDESEPSGLRDLMMSYTEPSVLRAYMFDDVTFTMGNMAVPVYWFGYAGGALFVAMTGLVYGALGALQILVAMRGGVVMLWLIAKVFSYATFAVQQGEYWMMFGSRTAFYALLALIWWYCVDARHAHAR; via the coding sequence ATGAATAGAACCACGGGAACGATGGGCGGCGGCCGCGGCGTCGCTTCTGCGAGCGGCGTGATGCTGCTGACGCTGTTCGCGCTCGCGCTGCTGTTCAATGCGGCGATGCCGGCGCTCGGCCTGAAAGAATCGAGCGCGCTGTGCACGCTGCTGTTGGCGACGGCGGCGCTGGTCGGCCTGGTCAGGTCGCGGCCGGTGTTCGCGGTGTCGATGCTGTACGTGCTCGCGATCGGCATGACCGCGTTCCTCGCCGGCGTGGGGCTGGAGAACGGCGGCTATCTGACGGAAACGGACGTGATCGGCGACGCGACCGGCGCGTTCAGCCGGCTGCTGTCGTTCTATGTGATTTTCGTGGTCTGTGCGCTCGTTGCGTTCGACCGGTTCCTGGACGAGCGTCCGGTGCGCGTACCGATCAAGGCGCGGATCACGTTACAGCCGCACAGCATCGCGATCGGATTCGTGCTCGCGGCGACGATCATCGCGATCGGCGTGCTCGCCGGGCTGACGTCCGGGTTCTCGCTGTTTTCCGGCATCAACCGCTATGCGCTGCGCAACGACTCGTCGAACGGGACGATGTTCAACCTGTTCCTGAACAACCAGTCGTTCATGGGCTTCCTGCTGGGCACGATCGCGACCAGCCCCGACAAGCGCATCCGGGCGGCCGCGATCCTGACGATGGCGGTCGATCTCGCGCTCAACGTGATGCACGGCGAGCAGTTCATGGCCGTGCTGCACATCGGGCTGTGCTCGCTCGCGCCGTTCATCGCGATCCATGCGATGAACGGCAAGCCGGTCGTGCGTTATCTGGGCATCGGCGCGGGCCTCGCGCTGTTGCTCGGCGCCGTGTCGATCATCTACTCGTATCGCGGTCAAGGGCTGGAAGTGGCTGACATGCTGTCGTCGCGCTTCCTGCTGCAAGGGCAGCCGTGGTACGTGGTCGACAACGACGCCCATATGTTCACCGCGCCACGGCTCGGCGGCACCGATGCGTTCTGGCGTTTCGTGAGTTCGCTGCGCTCGTGGACCATGCCGACCTTCTTCGACGAATCCGAGCCGAGCGGCTTGCGCGATCTGATGATGTCGTACACCGAGCCGAGCGTGCTGCGCGCGTACATGTTCGACGACGTCACGTTCACGATGGGGAACATGGCCGTGCCCGTGTACTGGTTCGGCTATGCGGGCGGCGCGCTGTTCGTCGCGATGACGGGGCTGGTGTATGGCGCGCTCGGCGCGCTGCAGATCCTCGTCGCGATGCGCGGCGGCGTCGTGATGCTGTGGCTCATCGCCAAGGTGTTCTCCTATGCGACGTTCGCGGTTCAGCAGGGCGAGTACTGGATGATGTTCGGCTCGCGCACGGCGTTTTACGCGTTGCTCGCGCTGATCTGGTGGTATTGCGTCGACGCGAGACATGCGCACGCCAGGTGA
- a CDS encoding GNVR domain-containing protein: MTLDRAASNEYRDGAGTISRDAPRFALTELLENVLDYRYAFISVFLGCFFLALIYAVSAAPVYSVDTLIQVQENKHSALGALSEISNALDIQNSAVIGEIDVARSRTVVTQAIEETVAQAEATVGNRIPLVGGFVESVLPKDADGLVIAPFSTPFFAWGGERIEFRRFDVPESQIDKKLELDYLAGNRFSLKDSDGQEVLKGVIGKPSEANGYRVDIARIVARAGTEFRVRRVTTAERLDSVLTKLAGAETKRQSGVMQLSLESRDPVSAARLLNAIAAAYLDVNARRRSEDAEHSLAFLETQLPVVKARLEQAEQALNSFRNAQGSIDSQGDVRLLIDQLALVDKARLEAKLEYQDLSSKYVAGQPQLTAVVNKLKTLDQQSAELKDKVAHLPSQQQTYLRLARDVEVNNQLYVGLLNNTQQLQIAKAGTVGNASIVDKAVPTDKPIRPKRMLVLALGAAVGLILGAAAAQGYAWFFRRVRDPKHLEAAVGVPMLGILPSLPQPVDGDALGRPASVAVRDDPDTPLAEALANLALLLRCKTGVEHGRSKTVLITSPEPGQGKSMIAANLACLFAEDGLKTLLLRADARQSGIEHALRVKADRGLSDVLKQSLDPERAIRRVDENLDVLPAGTHAQPARNLYGADKLDALLARLRSQYDMIVVDAPLTRPAANVAMLARFADITLMVARQGSIGSADVAEAVENLQRIGTKVDGLVFNGFDPSPLRYGYYANAYRDAKGPRAQPDRRDVAAETFLFRAWTRVRKELLGKAA; the protein is encoded by the coding sequence ATGACATTGGATAGAGCCGCATCTAATGAATACCGGGACGGAGCGGGCACTATTTCCCGCGACGCGCCGCGGTTTGCGCTGACCGAATTGCTGGAGAACGTGCTCGATTATCGTTATGCATTTATTTCGGTCTTTCTGGGCTGTTTTTTTTTGGCATTGATTTATGCCGTTTCGGCTGCGCCGGTTTACTCCGTCGATACGCTGATTCAGGTTCAGGAAAACAAACATAGCGCGTTGGGCGCGCTTTCCGAAATATCGAACGCACTCGACATTCAGAACTCTGCGGTGATCGGCGAAATCGACGTCGCGCGTTCGCGCACGGTCGTCACGCAAGCCATCGAAGAAACCGTCGCGCAGGCCGAGGCGACCGTCGGCAACCGGATTCCGCTCGTCGGCGGGTTCGTCGAATCGGTGTTGCCGAAGGATGCGGACGGGCTCGTCATCGCGCCGTTCAGTACGCCGTTCTTCGCCTGGGGCGGTGAGCGGATCGAATTCCGCAGGTTCGACGTACCCGAATCGCAGATCGACAAGAAGCTGGAGCTCGATTATCTGGCCGGCAACCGGTTCTCGCTGAAGGACAGCGACGGACAGGAAGTGCTGAAGGGCGTAATCGGCAAGCCGAGCGAAGCGAACGGCTATCGCGTCGACATCGCGCGCATCGTCGCGCGCGCCGGTACGGAATTCCGCGTACGGCGGGTGACGACAGCCGAGCGCCTCGATTCGGTCCTGACGAAGCTGGCGGGCGCGGAAACGAAGCGGCAGTCGGGGGTCATGCAGCTCAGCCTCGAAAGCCGTGACCCGGTGTCCGCCGCGCGGCTGCTTAATGCGATCGCCGCCGCTTATCTCGACGTGAACGCAAGGCGGCGTTCCGAGGACGCCGAGCACAGCCTCGCGTTCCTCGAGACGCAACTGCCGGTGGTGAAGGCCCGCCTGGAGCAGGCGGAGCAGGCGCTGAATTCGTTTCGCAACGCGCAGGGCTCGATCGATTCGCAGGGCGACGTGAGGTTGCTGATCGATCAACTGGCGCTCGTCGACAAGGCGCGGCTCGAGGCCAAGCTCGAGTATCAGGACTTGTCGTCGAAGTACGTCGCCGGGCAGCCTCAGCTGACCGCCGTCGTCAACAAGCTGAAGACGCTCGATCAGCAGTCGGCCGAGTTGAAAGACAAGGTCGCGCATCTGCCTTCGCAGCAGCAGACCTATTTGCGGCTCGCCCGCGATGTCGAGGTCAACAACCAGCTGTACGTCGGCTTGCTGAACAACACTCAGCAGCTGCAGATCGCGAAAGCAGGCACGGTCGGCAATGCGTCGATCGTCGACAAGGCGGTTCCGACCGACAAGCCGATTCGCCCGAAGCGGATGCTCGTGCTCGCACTGGGCGCCGCGGTGGGCCTGATCTTGGGCGCCGCGGCCGCGCAAGGCTACGCGTGGTTCTTCCGGCGCGTGCGCGATCCGAAGCATCTCGAGGCGGCGGTCGGCGTCCCGATGCTCGGCATATTGCCGTCGTTGCCGCAGCCGGTCGATGGCGATGCACTCGGTCGCCCGGCGTCGGTCGCCGTCAGGGACGACCCCGACACGCCGCTCGCCGAAGCGCTCGCCAATCTCGCGTTGCTGCTGCGTTGCAAGACGGGCGTCGAGCACGGCCGCTCGAAGACGGTGCTGATCACGTCGCCGGAGCCGGGGCAGGGCAAGTCGATGATCGCCGCGAACCTGGCGTGCCTGTTCGCGGAAGACGGCCTCAAGACGTTGCTGCTGCGCGCCGACGCGCGGCAATCCGGCATCGAGCACGCGCTGCGGGTGAAGGCGGACCGAGGCTTGTCGGACGTACTGAAACAATCGCTGGATCCCGAGCGGGCGATTCGCCGCGTCGACGAGAACCTCGACGTGCTGCCGGCCGGAACCCACGCGCAGCCCGCGCGCAATTTGTACGGCGCCGACAAGCTCGACGCGCTGCTCGCACGACTGCGCAGTCAATACGACATGATCGTCGTCGACGCGCCGCTGACCCGTCCGGCCGCCAACGTCGCCATGTTGGCGCGGTTCGCCGACATCACGCTGATGGTCGCGCGGCAGGGCTCGATCGGCAGCGCCGACGTTGCGGAAGCGGTCGAGAACCTGCAACGGATCGGCACGAAGGTCGACGGCCTCGTATTCAACGGTTTCGATCCTTCGCCGCTTCGCTACGGTTATTACGCGAACGCGTATCGCGATGCGAAGGGGCCGCGCGCGCAGCCGGACCGTCGCGACGTTGCGGCCGAGACGTTCCTGTTCAGGGCATGGACGCGCGTAAGAAAGGAACTGCTCGGCAAGGCTGCGTGA